The Brachyhypopomus gauderio isolate BG-103 chromosome 2, BGAUD_0.2, whole genome shotgun sequence genome contains a region encoding:
- the spry1 gene encoding LOW QUALITY PROTEIN: protein sprouty homolog 1 (The sequence of the model RefSeq protein was modified relative to this genomic sequence to represent the inferred CDS: deleted 1 base in 1 codon), translating to MDRGAHRGGVGSVVLIREPVLGERLDLELPAGTILSLEQIRSIRSSNEYTEGPAARRAGSAPGAPPRTSAPPTKHERTHEVILVNNNNYEARCPRPPALSRSTSMGSSGSSGSASSEQGLLVQSPPSRPAHHHHHRAERPVRTQPRALASPTQPLLMADALLKQTGTQPPAPPAPLPLSAGGKGEAWPSSPHQFICERCGKCKCGECTAPRALPARLACDGQCLCSAESLLEHGTCMCLVKGLFYHCSNDDDAGDSCADQPCSLSRGRCVPRFLCMGLMAPVFPCLLCYPAAKTCVRACQHCHDRLRRPGCRCKNSNTVYCKLQGWAGPQGRGKPS from the exons ATGGATCGTGGTGCTCACCGCGGAGGAGTGGGGTCAGTGGTGCTGATCCGGGAGCCGGTGTTGGGCGAGCGGCTGGACCTGGAGCTGCCGGCGGGGACCATCCTCTCCCTGGAGCAGATCCGCTCCATCCGCTCCTCCAACGAGTACACAGAGGGTCCGGCGGCACGGCGGGCCGGGTCTGCCCCGGGCGCTCCCCCGCGCACGTCCGCGCCCCCCACCAAGCATGAGAGAACTCACGAGGTGATCCtcgtcaacaacaacaactacgAGGCGCGGTGTCCACGCCCGCCAGCCCTCAGCCGCTCCACCAGTATGGGCAGCTCGGGCAGCTCGGGAAGCGCCTCGTCCGAGCAGGGCCTGCTGGTGCAGTCTCCACCCTCGCGCCctgcccaccaccaccaccaccgggCAGAGCGGCCCGTCCGGACTCAGCCCAGGGCCCTGGCCTCGCCCACGCAGCCCCTGCTGATGGCCGACGCCCTCCTGAAGCAGACGGGCACCCAGCCGCCGGCCCCACCCGCCCCGCTGCCCCTCTCCGCGGGGGGCAAGGGCGAGGCTTGGCCCTCCTCGCCGCACCAGTTCATCTGTGAGCGCTGCGGGAAGTGCAAGTGCGGCGAGTGCACGGCGCCGCGTGCCCTGCCGGCCCGCCTGGCGTGCGACGGCCAGTGTCTGTGCTCGGCCGAGAGCCTGTTGGAGCACGGCACCTGCATGTGCCTGGTGAAGGGCCTGTTCTACCACTGCTCCAACGACGACGACGCCGGCGACTCGTGCGCCGACCAGCCGTGCTCGCTGTCGCGCGGCCGCTGCGTGCCGCGTTTCCTGTGCATGGGGCTGATGGCGCCGGTGTTCCCGTGCCTGCTGTGCTACCCCGCT GCCAAGACCTGCGTGCGCGCCTGCCAGCACTGTCACGACCGCCTGCGCCGGCCCGGCTGCCGCTGCAAGAACTCCAACACTGTCTACTGCAAGCTGCAGGGCTGGGCGGGGCCGCAGGGGCGGGGCAAGCCTTCctga